In one window of Bacteroidales bacterium DNA:
- a CDS encoding extracellular solute-binding protein codes for MKKWNIVILLTIMIPIVFFVSCDEKNETPNTAAMTESLMNMDSKYPVTKNRYDLEMLIPSNVNVIDYATVEQTLFMEKLTNIHINFTVVPLNDINQKLNVLLNSGGKLPDVFWGCNGFFLLERMQGFGENGLVQPLNDLLDKYAPNFTKIDKDNPNSRFRERLTVLDGNIYGLTNMQANLQIINALPYRMWINQGFLDKLGMVMPTDITGFYNYLKAVKEKDPNGNGRNDEIPLTGYLPTTASPQGAIDVFIMNMFILDDLSNHRLILNNDIISPAYTTPEWQEGLIFMNKLYREGLLDPNAFTQNLQQLKQVVEMEDAMKVGAAASFTDYAIANIGGSRIDYLKALPPLKGPKGVQTTPFLKYNDLYAGLTFVISRDCKNPAIALRWADAFMDEDPSINSFIRYGVLGRDWEIPQQDSGPSITGGIPRFKLINDLWGKPQNVYWGGNGLRYVAFNSYDRTPIEGYDSEVILYNASMAYKPYAHDPVPPLLYTTEENVRIQELQVAIDNYISESIARFTIGDLNIDKDWNSYLTELETIGIKEYIKILQGAYDRQWKK; via the coding sequence AGTAAGTATCCAGTTACTAAAAACCGATATGATTTAGAAATGTTGATCCCGTCGAATGTGAATGTTATTGATTATGCAACTGTGGAACAAACTCTTTTTATGGAAAAACTCACCAACATACACATTAATTTTACCGTGGTTCCCCTTAATGATATAAATCAAAAATTAAATGTTCTTCTAAACAGCGGGGGAAAATTACCTGATGTTTTTTGGGGATGTAATGGTTTCTTTTTACTGGAACGAATGCAGGGTTTTGGTGAGAATGGTCTTGTACAGCCATTGAATGATCTTCTGGATAAATATGCTCCTAATTTTACAAAAATAGACAAGGATAACCCCAATAGCCGATTTCGGGAACGTTTAACTGTTTTGGATGGAAATATTTATGGATTAACAAATATGCAGGCTAATCTACAGATTATCAATGCACTGCCCTATCGTATGTGGATAAACCAGGGTTTCCTTGATAAACTTGGTATGGTTATGCCTACTGATATAACCGGTTTCTACAATTATCTCAAAGCCGTTAAAGAAAAAGATCCTAATGGCAATGGAAGGAATGATGAGATTCCTCTGACTGGCTACCTTCCTACTACCGCCAGTCCACAGGGAGCGATAGATGTTTTTATCATGAATATGTTTATTCTTGATGATTTATCGAATCATCGGCTAATACTGAATAATGATATAATCAGTCCCGCCTATACAACGCCGGAATGGCAAGAGGGTCTTATCTTCATGAACAAACTTTACCGGGAAGGACTTTTGGACCCCAATGCTTTTACCCAGAATTTGCAACAATTAAAGCAGGTTGTAGAGATGGAAGATGCTATGAAGGTTGGTGCCGCAGCTTCCTTTACCGACTATGCCATTGCCAATATCGGCGGATCCCGAATTGATTACCTGAAAGCCCTGCCGCCGCTCAAGGGACCAAAGGGCGTTCAGACTACTCCCTTCCTTAAGTACAACGATCTTTATGCGGGGTTAACCTTTGTTATTTCCCGGGATTGTAAGAATCCGGCTATCGCATTACGGTGGGCGGATGCATTTATGGATGAAGATCCCTCGATAAATTCTTTTATCCGATACGGGGTACTGGGACGGGATTGGGAAATCCCTCAGCAAGACAGTGGCCCAAGTATAACCGGTGGAATTCCAAGATTTAAGCTTATCAACGATCTTTGGGGAAAACCGCAGAATGTATACTGGGGTGGAAATGGACTGCGTTATGTCGCTTTCAATTCTTATGACCGGACACCAATTGAAGGGTATGACAGTGAAGTCATTCTCTACAATGCTTCTATGGCTTATAAGCCGTATGCCCATGATCCTGTTCCACCGTTACTTTATACAACGGAAGAAAATGTCCGAATTCAGGAATTGCAGGTAGCCATTGACAACTATATAAGTGAAAGCATTGCCCGTTTTACTATCGGCGATCTGAATATTGATAAGGATTGGAACAGCTATCTTACCGAGTTGGAGACCATAGGAATAAAAGAATACATCAAAATTTTACAGGGAGCCTATGATCGCCAGTGGAAGAAATAA